ATGGTCCTTTATTCGCGCTACCAATCGGCGATCCTCACCGCGATCATCCTCACCAACATCCCGCTCGCACTGATTGGCAGCGTTGCTGCTCTCTGGCTTTCCGGCCAGTCCTTCTCCGTCGCCTCGATGATCGGCTTCATCACGCTCGCCGGGATCAGCGCCCGCAACGGCATCCTCAAAATCAGCCACTACATCAACCTGGCCCTCTATGAGGGCGAGAAGTTCGGTCGCGACCTCGTCATTCGCGGCTCGCTGGAGCGCCTATCTCCCGTGCTGATGACTGCCCTTTCGGCGGGTCTGGCATTGGTGCCGCTGCTGTTTGGAGCTGGAGAACCGGGGCGCGAAATCCTGCATCCGGTCGCGGTGACGATCTTCGGTGGCCTGGTGTCTGCGACGCTGCTCGACACAATCCTGACGCCTGTTCTTTTTCTCCGGTTTGGCCGCAAGCCGCTGGAGACCCTGCTCGCCCGACACGACGAGACATCGCTGGCCGGGACATCGGTTGCCGACGCGTACTGATTCCCAAGAAGGAGACTAGCTATGAAGAACATCATCCTCGCGGCCGCCCTCGTAATGCTACTGGCCACCGGCGCCACTTTTGCGCAACGCCCTGGCCCGAATGGCGGTATGGTCGCCGGGAGCGCAGATCATCAGGTGGAACTGGTCGTCGCGCCATCGGAAATCAGTGTTTACCTCTTGGACGACGGCAAGGTCACAACGGTCCAAGGTGCTAACGTCCGCGCTGTCGTCCAGGATGCCGGGCGAACAATCAATGTGGCTCTCTCGGCAAGCGGTCCCAATCGCCTGGCCGGACGACTTGAGGCACCGCTGGCCAAGGGCGCACGTGTGGTGATCTCCGGACGTGACGGCCATAACCATTCCGTGTCCGCACGGTTCGTCGTTCCATGATCGCGCTACGGGGTCTTCTTGCGCCTATTGCCGTCGGGAGTGCCCTCGTGGTGGCACTCCCGCCCGGTGGCTCTCCAGCGCAGGAATCTGGAGCGGTTAATCCTCCCGAAACAGCGAAAATTGTCGGCGTGGGAGCGGCGAGCTGCTCGACATTTCTGGATCACATCCGTGCTGAGCCTTCCAGCGAGCGTGACTACGTTATTTGGGCGCAGGGCTTCATGAGTGGTGCCCTGATGAGGGCGCCGGAGGGATTGGATCGTGGTCTAGACCTCCTGCCCCCGACGTTTCCTATTGGCAGACAAGCCGTGTTCCTGAGGAGATATTGCGAAGCGCATCCACGGGCCGACTTCAGCGATGGCGTTGTGGAATTGTTCCGGACCCTTCGAGCGCCCCCTAGTTAGCCGCACCGCACCATGGCATCGAGTGGCAGTAAGCGCTGCCGAAGGAAAAGGTCGCAAAGATCCTGAATCGGTCTTGATCCTCTAGCGACTAGAGGAACTACAAGCCCTGCGTCAGAATGCGGAGCGAACGAAATGTCTGCTGAGACCATGGGCGCTTGGAGGTCGAGCGAAGCGGTCCCGGTACTCGTTATCGGGGCGGGACAAGCCGGGCTGGCTGCGGCTTACTGGCTTAAGCAGGAGGGGCTCGCTTCCATCGTAGTCGAGGCGGCCGAACGCATCGGTGACAGCTGGCGTAAACGCTATTCCTCACTGACGCTGTTTACGCCGCGCCGCTTCAGTGCATTGCCGGACCTCGAACTGGGGGGGAGACCCCGAGGGCTATGCGTCGCGCGACGAATTCGCCGACTACCTGGAACGCTACGCGCAGGTCCATGGGTTGCCAGTATCGATGGGCACGACCGTCGAACAACTCAGTCAGCTCGGCGAAGGATTTGGAGCCATTACGACGACGGGCGGCCGGATCCTGGCACACAACGTCATCATCGCCACGGGCGGCTTTCAGCGGGCCGTCGTCCCGGCGCTCGCGGCGAACATTGCCGGCGACGTTCAGCAGCTCACCGCGGCAAGCTACGGTCAGCCTTCCAGGGTGGTCCCTGGGACGGTGCTGGTCGTTGGAGATGGTGCAAGTGGCCGCGACATTGTCGCCGAACTCGCCCCTTCTCACCGCGTCATACTGTCTACTGGAAAGCCGCGCGGCCTTTATCCCGCGCGTATTCTTGGCCGGAGCGTCTGGTGGTGGCTTTCGTTGGTGGGGCTGATGAAGGCTGGACGGGACTCCTTCGTTGGGCGACGCATGCCCAGCGCCGACGCTTTCCCCGACCGAGATCGCAGCTTTGCCAGTCTGCGGCGACGTGGCGTGAGCATTGTTCCGCGGCTCGACGGGGCAGCTGGTCGGCAGGTTCGATTTGCGGCAGGACGAATGGAGACCATCGATGCAGTTGTGTGGGCTGTTGGCTATCGCGACGAGACGGCTGGGCTGACCGTTCCAGATGCTTTGGACGACCAAGGCCGCTTCGTCGAAGAGGGGGGCGTTTCCCCCAATCCCCGGTCTCTATTTTGTCGGCCGCCCTTGGCAGCGCAATCGCGCGTCGGGACTCATAATGGGTGTCGGTGACGACGCAAAGGTGATTGCCGAGGCAATTGTGGCCCGTCAACGCATCGCAGCCTTACGCGAATTCGGCTCGCCCGAGAGGATCATTCCAGAGGCCGTGGTAGGGACGCAATCTGGCGGGAGGGCCTGACGATGACACCGACGAGGGCAACAGAGCGGTTCCGCGTGGTCGGCATGGACTGCGCGTCTTGCGCGGCCAAGATCGAGACCGCCGTTGGCCGCCTTTCGGGCGTCGGACATGTGTCGGTTTCGGTCATGTCGGGCACACTCTCGGTGACCCATGACGGTTCTCTCGCGCCGGATGCAATTGCGCTTCAGGTGCAATCCCTGGGCTATTCGATCTCGCCAACCGGAGCAGCAGACGAGGGGGTTAAGGTTTACGACGTCAATGACGAGGCAAGCCACACGCCTGGCCGGGTCATTAGGGCCCATAGTCACTCGGGGGACCGAACGCCGGCTGACCAACCCGGCAAGCGACAAGTTCACGACCATGCAGGACATACGCACCAGGACCTTGATGACGGTCCATGGTGGCGTAGCCGCAAGGCAATGCTGACGATCGGTTGCGGCGCTGCTTTGGCAGGCGCCTGGATCGTCGGCCAACTCGTGCCCGCTGTTGGGCATTGGGTCTTTGCTTTGGCTATGGCGGTCGGCTTGGTCCCCATTGCGCGCCGCGCTGTCATGGCGGCGGCTGCCGGGATGCCCTTTACCATTGAGACGCTGATGACGATTGCTGCTGTCGGCGCGGTCTTCATAGGCGCGACGGAGGAGGCCGCGGCCGTAGTCTTCCTCTTTCTCGTCGGTGAGTTGCTTGAGGGCGTGGCCGCGAGCCGAGCCCGCGCCAGCATCAAAAGCCTCACTGCTCTCGTGCCCCAAAGCGCACTGGTCGATGAGGGCGGAATAACCCGCGAACTGCCGGCGGACACCCTCCAGCCCGGGATGATGCTGCTTGTGCGTCCCGGCGACCGCATCGCCGCAGATGGCGAGATTGTGGGAGGCGAGAGTTCCGTCGATGAGGCGCCCGTCACGGGCGAGAGCACTCCGAATCACAAACAGCCGCGGGATGCCGTCTTTGCCGGGACGATCAATATCGATGCGGTTCTGCGTGTGAAGGTCACCGCGACAGCGGAAGACAACACCATCGCACGTGTGGTGAAACTGGTTGAGGAGGCCCAGGAAAGCAAGGCGCCGACCGAGCGCTTCATCGACCAGTTCTCGCGATACTATACGCCCGGCGTTCTTGTTGTCGGTGCCCTCATGGCGCTCGTGCCCCCGCTCGTCCTTGACGGCAACTGGTCCGAATGGATCTACAAGGGTCTTGCCGTACTGCTTATAGGCTGCCCCTGTGCCCTTGTGATCTCCACGCCTGCGGCCATTGCCGCTGGTTTGGCTGTGGGCGCGCGGCGCGGCCTGTTAATGAAAGGTGGCGCCGTCCTGGAGGGTCTGCGGAAGGTGACCACCGTCGCGCTCGACAAGACGGGGACGTTGACCGAGGGCAAGCCGGTCGTCACTGACGTCGTCAGCTTCAGTCGCCCGGAGGCTGAGGTGCTGTCTCTCGCCGCCGCGCTGGAGACTGGCTCGAGCCATCCGCTGGCCGTCGCCATCCTGGCCCGCGCCAAGGCTGATGCGCTCTCCGTGCCGTCGGCGACCGATGCCCGAGCGATTTCCGGCAAGGGTGTTGTCGGTCGTGTCAATGGCCAAAGCCTGTTCCTCGCTTCGCCGAAGGCGGCGCAGGAGAAGGCCTCGCTTTCGCGCGAACTGGAAGCGGTCGTCAGCGCCTTCAACGACCAGGGCAAGACCGTCACGTTGCTGCTGATCGACGACCGGATCGTCGGTTTGCTCGCCATCCGCGATGAGCCGCGTGAGGATGCAGCAGCCGGTCTCAAGGCGTTGGCTGATGCTGGGATAGCCACAGTCATGTTGACTGGGGACAACGAGCGTACGGCGAGGGCGATTGGCAATAATCTCGGAATCGCCGTTCGCGCGGGTCTCTTGCCCGAAGACAAGCAGCGCATCGTGCGCGAGATGCAGCGCAATGGTCAGGTTGTGGCAAAGGTCGGCGACGGGATCAACGATGCCCCGGCCC
This window of the Phreatobacter oligotrophus genome carries:
- a CDS encoding NAD(P)-binding domain-containing protein, yielding MHCRTSNWGGDPEGYASRDEFADYLERYAQVHGLPVSMGTTVEQLSQLGEGFGAITTTGGRILAHNVIIATGGFQRAVVPALAANIAGDVQQLTAASYGQPSRVVPGTVLVVGDGASGRDIVAELAPSHRVILSTGKPRGLYPARILGRSVWWWLSLVGLMKAGRDSFVGRRMPSADAFPDRDRSFASLRRRGVSIVPRLDGAAGRQVRFAAGRMETIDAVVWAVGYRDETAGLTVPDALDDQGRFVEEGGVSPNPRSLFCRPPLAAQSRVGTHNGCR
- a CDS encoding heavy metal translocating P-type ATPase translates to MTPTRATERFRVVGMDCASCAAKIETAVGRLSGVGHVSVSVMSGTLSVTHDGSLAPDAIALQVQSLGYSISPTGAADEGVKVYDVNDEASHTPGRVIRAHSHSGDRTPADQPGKRQVHDHAGHTHQDLDDGPWWRSRKAMLTIGCGAALAGAWIVGQLVPAVGHWVFALAMAVGLVPIARRAVMAAAAGMPFTIETLMTIAAVGAVFIGATEEAAAVVFLFLVGELLEGVAASRARASIKSLTALVPQSALVDEGGITRELPADTLQPGMMLLVRPGDRIAADGEIVGGESSVDEAPVTGESTPNHKQPRDAVFAGTINIDAVLRVKVTATAEDNTIARVVKLVEEAQESKAPTERFIDQFSRYYTPGVLVVGALMALVPPLVLDGNWSEWIYKGLAVLLIGCPCALVISTPAAIAAGLAVGARRGLLMKGGAVLEGLRKVTTVALDKTGTLTEGKPVVTDVVSFSRPEAEVLSLAAALETGSSHPLAVAILARAKADALSVPSATDARAISGKGVVGRVNGQSLFLASPKAAQEKASLSRELEAVVSAFNDQGKTVTLLLIDDRIVGLLAIRDEPREDAAAGLKALADAGIATVMLTGDNERTARAIGNNLGIAVRAGLLPEDKQRIVREMQRNGQVVAKVGDGINDAPALAAADIGIAMGGGTDVALETADAAVLHGRVRDIANMVELSRRVMNNIGQNIVMALGLKAVFLVTTVAGITGLWPAILADTGATVLVTANAVRLLGTRLS